One part of the Vicia villosa cultivar HV-30 ecotype Madison, WI unplaced genomic scaffold, Vvil1.0 ctg.000189F_1_1, whole genome shotgun sequence genome encodes these proteins:
- the LOC131625094 gene encoding 1-aminocyclopropane-1-carboxylate oxidase homolog 1-like yields the protein MTRETCIYGSVVSFSCMDIVLEYGAHVKKLGMKLFELLSEALGLNPNHLKDMDCFKGIMLLGHYYPPCPEPELTMGTTKHSDGSFLTVLLQDHIGGGLQILNQDSWIDVPQIPEALVVNFGDLLQLVTNDRFKCVEHKVLANSIGTRVSAACFFRGQEKLYGPIKELLSKDNPSKYRETTFTDYEAYYVAKGLDGNSALQHFKICLS from the exons AGACATGTATTTATGGTTCGGTCGTTTCATTTTCTTGTATGGATATAGTTCTAGAATATGGAGCACATGTAAAGAAACTTGGAATGAAACTCTTTGAATTACTATCAGAAGCTCTTGGATTGAATCCAAACCATTTAAAAGATATGGATTGTTTCAAGGGGATTATGTTACTTGGTCATTACTATCCTCCATGTCCTGAACCAGAATTAACTATGGGAACCACCAAACACTCTGATGGTAGTTTCCTCACCGTGCTTCTCCAAGATCATATTGGTGG TGGCCTTCAAATTCTAAATCAGGATAGTTGGATTGATGTACCCCAAATACCCGAGGCTCTTGTTGTCAATTTCGGCGATCTTCTGCAG CTTGTAACAAATGATAGATTcaagtg TGTTGAACACAAAGTACTCGCAAATAGCATTGGTACAAGAGTATCTGCTGCATGCTTTTTTAGGGGACAAGAAAAGCTTTATGGCCCCATAAAAGAATTGTTATCTAAAGACAATCCTTCTAAATACAGAGAAACCACTTTTACTGACTATGAAGCATACTATGTTGCAAAAGGACTTGATGGCAATTCTGCTCTTCAACATTTCAAGATTTGTTTATCATGA